The proteins below come from a single Brevundimonas sp. LM2 genomic window:
- a CDS encoding DUF6445 family protein yields the protein MKQPEIRARRIGREGTPIVVIDGFSQDPEALRDLARDRSFVTAADHYPGVRAVVPADYMSAHGPILAPVLKEVFGGTGSVRVLDMVYGIVSTSPTDLTLVQRLPHVDAMSPDRIALVHYLTPGRSEGTAFFRHRVTGFESIDPARGEAYLAALNAEAQEGRVPKEGYVSADTDLFECIHVVEARFNRAVVYRSNMLHSGAITADTPLSPDPVRGRLTITGFLSLS from the coding sequence ATGAAACAACCCGAGATTCGCGCGCGGCGGATCGGCCGGGAAGGTACACCCATCGTCGTGATCGACGGGTTTTCGCAGGATCCTGAAGCGCTTCGAGACCTGGCGCGGGACCGCAGCTTCGTGACTGCGGCGGACCACTATCCCGGGGTCAGGGCCGTTGTTCCGGCCGACTATATGAGCGCACACGGCCCTATCCTCGCGCCCGTGCTCAAAGAGGTCTTTGGCGGGACCGGGTCGGTGCGGGTATTGGACATGGTCTATGGGATCGTCTCGACGTCCCCCACCGACCTGACGCTCGTCCAGCGCCTGCCGCACGTCGACGCGATGTCTCCCGACCGGATCGCCCTGGTCCACTATCTGACACCGGGACGAAGCGAGGGCACGGCCTTCTTTCGCCATCGGGTGACCGGGTTCGAGTCGATCGATCCGGCGCGGGGCGAGGCCTATCTGGCCGCGCTCAACGCCGAGGCGCAGGAAGGCAGGGTCCCTAAAGAGGGCTATGTCTCGGCCGACACGGATCTATTCGAATGCATCCACGTCGTTGAAGCAAGGTTCAACCGCGCGGTCGTCTATCGCAGCAATATGCTGCACAGCGGCGCGATCACCGCTGACACGCCCCTGTCCCCCGACCCGGTGCGAGGTCGCCTGACCATCACCGGGTTCCTGTCACTGTCGTGA
- a CDS encoding tryptophan halogenase family protein yields MTNSMGDRIRRIVILGGGTAGWMTAAALSKTLARDVSITLLESDDIGTVGVGEATIPTIHWFNDLIGLDEEDFVRVTKASFKLGIEFVDWTRAGSRYLHPFGTYGVPGSGLPFHQRWLKARNDGLERPLRDFSLASQLAQQNRFAKPVSDPRSILSTLGYAWHFDASLYAGYLRSLCTRRGVTRVEGRMANVERDGETGRVSALTTDKQERLEGELFIDCSGFRALLIAAELGSGFEDWSHWLLCDRAAAVPCERVAETTPFTRSTARTAGWQWRIPLQHRTGNGYVYSSAHISDDEAAATLLAHLDGAALAEPRLLQFKAGRRKTVWSKNVVAIGLASGFLEPLESTSIHLIQSGIAKLLSLFPDRHVDPALARRFNLLFEADMDNIKDFLILHYHANERVGEPLWDHCRTMPIPDTLQARIDDYRRSGRLMLGSDDLFRDASWLAVLNGQDVVAEGFTPLADRLDAQVNREQLEQLAQLIERAAPTLPAHDTVIQQILARQPVEALAAAG; encoded by the coding sequence ATGACGAACAGCATGGGCGATCGTATTCGCCGTATCGTCATACTCGGCGGCGGCACGGCGGGCTGGATGACGGCGGCTGCCTTGTCCAAGACCCTGGCGCGTGACGTGTCCATCACCCTGCTGGAGTCCGACGACATCGGGACCGTGGGCGTGGGCGAGGCGACGATCCCGACCATCCATTGGTTCAACGATCTGATCGGGCTGGACGAGGAAGATTTCGTCCGGGTGACCAAGGCGAGCTTCAAGCTGGGAATCGAGTTCGTGGACTGGACCCGTGCCGGCAGTCGCTATCTGCATCCGTTCGGCACCTATGGCGTGCCGGGCTCCGGGCTGCCGTTTCATCAGCGGTGGCTCAAGGCGCGGAACGACGGACTGGAGCGACCGCTGCGGGACTTTTCTCTGGCGTCACAGCTGGCCCAGCAGAATCGGTTCGCCAAGCCTGTGTCCGACCCGCGCTCGATCCTGTCGACGCTGGGCTATGCCTGGCATTTCGACGCCAGCCTCTACGCCGGATATTTGCGCAGCCTGTGCACGCGGCGTGGCGTGACCCGCGTCGAGGGTCGAATGGCAAACGTCGAGCGCGATGGCGAGACGGGGCGGGTAAGCGCCCTGACCACCGACAAGCAGGAGCGGCTGGAGGGTGAGCTGTTCATCGACTGCTCGGGTTTCCGCGCGCTGCTGATCGCGGCAGAACTGGGTTCGGGATTCGAAGACTGGTCGCACTGGCTGCTCTGTGACCGGGCGGCCGCTGTGCCGTGCGAACGGGTGGCTGAAACCACACCGTTTACCCGCTCAACCGCGCGGACGGCGGGCTGGCAGTGGCGCATTCCGCTGCAGCACCGAACCGGCAATGGCTATGTCTATTCGAGCGCCCACATCAGCGATGACGAGGCGGCCGCCACCCTTCTGGCCCATCTGGACGGAGCCGCCCTGGCCGAGCCGCGCCTGCTGCAGTTCAAGGCGGGTCGGCGCAAGACCGTTTGGTCCAAGAACGTCGTCGCCATCGGCTTGGCCTCAGGCTTTCTGGAGCCGCTGGAATCGACAAGCATTCACCTTATCCAGAGCGGCATTGCCAAACTGCTGTCGCTGTTTCCGGACCGGCATGTCGATCCCGCCCTGGCGCGGCGTTTCAACCTCCTGTTCGAAGCCGACATGGACAATATCAAGGACTTCCTGATCCTCCACTATCATGCCAACGAGCGGGTCGGCGAGCCGCTGTGGGACCATTGCCGAACCATGCCGATCCCGGACACCCTGCAGGCGCGGATCGATGACTACCGGCGATCGGGGCGGCTGATGCTGGGGAGCGACGATCTGTTCCGCGACGCCAGCTGGCTGGCGGTGCTGAACGGTCAGGACGTTGTGGCCGAGGGCTTCACGCCCCTGGCGGACCGACTGGACGCTCAAGTGAACCGGGAGCAGCTGGAGCAGCTGGCGCAGCTGATCGAGCGTGCTGCGCCGACCCTCCCCGCCCATGACACCGTGATCCAGCAGATCCTGGCCAGACAGCCGGTCGAGGCGCTGGCGGCGGCCGGATGA
- a CDS encoding TonB-dependent receptor domain-containing protein, which yields MNRYGSNLRAVLMVSAAMLPAMPVMAQVATGPQPTAEASQDQLEEIIVTGQTSRDRPLITASADITLASSEDIARKAPRSTADLLELVPGIFVEGTAGELSNNYSVRGLQGGGQRFIQLEEDGLPIIYGGGGADFFFSNDITIDRLEAVKGGSSGVLTVNGAGATINFISRRPNFETSEGEVRLTAYDYGLRRTDAYFSAPLAEDLAFSVGGYYQTSPGVRENPFNYDGYRLKAILEKRFDNGGRLRLTAKVGDLNTAYYATQPYTFNDGEPGSIPGLDTQFGNVGGDAFARISVPVSTFVEADGFRDFRFTEGVRVKTKQIRLDYERPLNDSIEVFARARYLDLSYDFNGLFPGSGTGNAGLASAVDYLTPGADSPINGLLTLGRAAFPTTTRFGIKNLRTGVVTGSNQTAALSGLNGNGFLQQTTLNHDYAEGHDFGSNFGARWQYEGNGFSNSLTAGILYYDVQRSQNQSATASVVNDVTTNSDLYDIVALDAANNVIGTLSDNGLISYGNWGAGIRESSDSSVSIYLNDEMAIGDKLRIDAGIRWEQDEAEFREGNSAAVNQPVQPGVGGVVRDVGSTFDGTFRVTNATQEATSYTIGANYLFTPSFALYGRYAQGNQTNGVNPVTEIELYEAGVRYNWRGLVDLTATVFQTNFDDQFYNFIDPTDPTQQTSFLADLRTQGFQIDAVVRPTEWLDVEFSGVFQDPTLENLRLNGVPQPGFDGNRPERTPTTLFTLTPTIKLPNDRGEIYARYKYVGEIFADSGNGVALPEYGVTSVGVRLNLTDRVQLSLDGDNIFDEIGLTEGNPRQGQTQNANSGFFYARGIVGPTYGGTLTVRF from the coding sequence ATGAATCGTTACGGATCGAATCTGCGTGCCGTGCTGATGGTCAGCGCCGCCATGCTGCCCGCCATGCCGGTCATGGCGCAGGTCGCCACCGGCCCGCAGCCCACTGCTGAAGCCTCACAGGATCAACTGGAAGAGATCATCGTCACAGGACAGACGTCGCGCGATCGCCCCCTGATTACTGCGTCGGCGGACATTACTCTGGCCAGCAGCGAGGACATCGCGCGCAAGGCCCCGCGTTCCACGGCCGATCTACTGGAACTGGTCCCCGGCATCTTCGTCGAGGGCACGGCAGGCGAGCTGTCCAACAACTATTCGGTTCGCGGCCTGCAGGGCGGCGGCCAGCGGTTCATCCAGCTGGAAGAGGATGGCCTGCCGATCATCTACGGCGGCGGCGGCGCGGACTTCTTCTTCTCCAACGACATCACGATCGACCGGCTTGAAGCCGTCAAGGGCGGATCGTCCGGCGTCCTGACCGTCAATGGCGCTGGTGCCACGATCAATTTCATCTCCCGCCGTCCGAATTTCGAGACCTCCGAGGGCGAGGTCCGGCTGACGGCCTATGACTACGGCCTGCGTCGCACCGATGCCTATTTCTCGGCCCCGCTGGCCGAGGACCTCGCCTTCAGCGTCGGCGGCTATTACCAGACCTCGCCGGGTGTCCGGGAAAACCCGTTCAACTACGACGGCTACCGGCTGAAGGCGATCCTGGAGAAACGGTTCGACAACGGCGGGCGGCTTCGCCTGACGGCCAAGGTCGGCGATCTGAACACCGCTTACTATGCGACCCAGCCCTATACGTTCAACGACGGCGAGCCGGGCTCCATCCCCGGTCTGGACACCCAGTTCGGGAATGTCGGCGGCGACGCCTTCGCCCGCATCTCCGTGCCCGTGTCGACCTTCGTGGAGGCGGACGGCTTTCGTGATTTCCGTTTCACCGAAGGGGTCCGGGTCAAGACCAAACAGATCCGGCTCGACTATGAACGCCCTCTAAACGATTCGATCGAGGTGTTCGCCCGCGCGCGTTACCTCGATCTCAGCTATGATTTCAATGGCTTGTTTCCTGGCTCGGGTACAGGAAACGCCGGCCTGGCCAGCGCCGTCGACTATCTGACGCCGGGTGCCGATTCACCGATCAACGGGCTGCTGACCCTCGGTCGGGCGGCCTTCCCCACCACGACGCGCTTCGGGATCAAAAACCTGCGCACAGGTGTGGTGACGGGCAGCAACCAGACCGCCGCCTTGAGTGGCCTGAACGGCAACGGCTTCCTGCAGCAGACGACTCTGAACCACGACTACGCGGAAGGCCATGACTTCGGATCGAACTTTGGCGCTCGTTGGCAGTACGAGGGAAATGGGTTCAGCAACTCGCTGACGGCAGGGATCCTCTACTATGACGTCCAGCGTTCGCAGAACCAGTCGGCCACGGCCTCGGTCGTCAACGACGTGACCACCAACAGCGACCTCTATGACATCGTGGCGCTCGACGCGGCCAACAATGTCATTGGCACGCTCAGCGACAACGGCCTGATCTCCTACGGCAACTGGGGCGCCGGTATCCGCGAGAGCAGCGATTCCAGCGTCTCGATCTATCTCAACGACGAGATGGCGATCGGCGACAAGCTCCGCATCGACGCCGGTATCCGCTGGGAGCAGGACGAGGCCGAGTTCCGCGAGGGCAACAGCGCCGCCGTGAACCAACCGGTTCAACCGGGCGTCGGCGGCGTCGTCCGCGACGTGGGCTCCACCTTCGACGGCACCTTCCGCGTCACCAACGCCACCCAAGAGGCGACGTCCTACACGATCGGCGCCAACTACCTGTTCACCCCCAGTTTCGCCCTCTACGGACGTTACGCTCAGGGCAACCAGACCAACGGCGTCAATCCCGTCACCGAGATCGAGCTCTACGAGGCCGGTGTCCGCTACAACTGGCGCGGACTGGTGGACCTTACGGCCACGGTGTTCCAGACCAATTTCGACGACCAGTTCTACAACTTCATCGACCCCACCGATCCGACGCAGCAGACATCGTTCCTGGCCGATCTTCGGACCCAGGGGTTCCAGATCGATGCCGTGGTCCGTCCGACGGAGTGGCTGGATGTCGAGTTTTCCGGCGTATTCCAGGATCCCACGCTGGAAAACCTTCGCCTGAACGGCGTGCCGCAGCCGGGCTTTGACGGCAACCGGCCGGAACGAACGCCGACGACGCTGTTCACGCTCACCCCGACCATCAAGCTGCCGAACGACCGAGGCGAGATCTATGCTCGCTACAAGTACGTCGGCGAGATCTTCGCGGACTCCGGCAACGGCGTGGCGCTGCCAGAGTACGGCGTGACCAGCGTGGGTGTGCGTCTGAACCTGACCGACCGTGTCCAGCTCAGCCTCGATGGAGACAATATCTTCGACGAGATCGGCCTGACCGAAGGCAATCCCCGCCAGGGTCAGACACAGAACGCCAACTCGGGCTTCTTCTACGCCCGCGGTATCGTTGGACCGACGTACGGCGGTACGCTGACGGTCAGGTTCTAG